AGGAGGGCTTAAATTATTATATCAAAGGCCGGATGAAGTCCATTTTCTCCATGCGGCGAAAAATGAAGGCCCAAAATGTGGGCTTTGATGAAATCTATGATAAGTTCGCTATCCGGATAATCTATAAATCCGATGCCAAGAACGAAAAGTTTCTGGCCTGGAAAATATACTCCATTGTAACCGATCACTTTACCCCCAACCCTGTACGCCTTAGGGACTGGATATCCTCACCAAAATCGACCGGATACGAAGCCCTGCACATCACGGTGATGGGACCCAAAGGAAAATGGGTAGAAGTACAGATCAGAAGCGAACGGATGCACGAAATTGCCGAAAAGGGTTATGCGGCACATTTCAAATACAAGCACGGTGAGCAAAAGGAACAGGGCATTGAGGTGTGGCTGAACAAGCTTCAAGAGGCCTTAGAAAATTCGAATGCGAATGCAGTCGATTTCGTGGAGGAGTTCAAATTGAACCTTTACTCAAAAGAAATCTTTGTATTCACACCAAAAGGGGAATTAAAATCACTTCCAAAAGGAGCCACACCGCTCGACTTTTCCTTCAACATCCACACAGAAGTGGGAATGCGTACCCGTGGCGCCAAGGTGAATGGCAAACTGGTACCCCTGAATACGACCCTGCACAGTGGAGACCAGGTGGAAATCATAACATCTGAACAGGCAAAGCCCAACCAAAACTGGTTGGACTATGCCACAACGGCAAGGGCCAGGGCCAAAATTAAGTCGGTTTTAAGGGAAGAAAAAAAATCAGTTGCAGAGGAAGGCAAGGAAATTCTCAGAAGGAAATTAAAATCCCAAAAAATTACCTTGAACGAAGATTCTATCAATAAAATGGTGACCTTTTTCAAGCTAAAGACCAGTTTGGACCTTTTCTTTAGGGTAGGTATTGGGTCTATAGACAACCAGATGATTCGGGATTTTGCCTCTTCCTATAGCAATGCCTTTATAAGCTTTTTTAAGAACAGGATAAGAAGGAGCCCAGCTCCAGAGGATATTGACCGGGAAGAAATTACCTCTAAATACGATCTCTTGGTCTTTGGCAAGGAGGAAGAAAAATTGGATTATAAACTTTCGCAATGCTGTAACCCCATTCCAGGCGATGAAGTGTTTGGCTTTGTGAGCGTATCCGAAGGAATCAAGGTCCATAAAAAGAATTGTCCCAACGCCATTTCGCTCCAGTCGAATTACGCATACCGAATTATCAGCGCGAAATGGGTGGATTCCTCACAGGAAGAATTCAAGGCGGATATCCAGCTTACGGGTATAGACAACCTAGGCCTTGTAAGTGAGATTACCGAAGTAATCTCCGATAATATGCACGTGAACATGCGCAATCTTAACTTTAGTACGGATGGCGGCACCTTTACGGGAAAAATTACCGTTGTGGTCAAGAACAAGGGAATCTTGAACAAACTTACGGAGAACCTGCAGCAAATAAACGGTATTGACAAAGTGACCCGTCTGTAGTCCATGATTTAGGATTTGTGTTCCACCGGCTCAATGGCCATTTATTAAAAATCATGGGACAAAATTTTTGAGCATCATGGCGCATCGGTTTAAAATGATTAGGAGATAAGGGACTTTGGAAAACTATTGACAAATTCTTGAACGGGCCCTTGGAAAGG
Above is a window of Maribacter algicola DNA encoding:
- a CDS encoding RelA/SpoT family protein, producing MTQAAIEQENKLIAQEYKELLRISYQTLSDDDKKLIRSAFEVAVDAHKDQRRKSGEAYVFHPIAVAKIVASEIGLDAVSIASALLHDVVEDTVYTLDDIDRMFGETVARIVDGLTKISHLKKDMNISQQAENFRKMLLTLNDDVRVIIIKIADRYHNMLTMDSMPEHKQVKIASETLYIYAPLAHRIGLYNIKTELEDLSLKYTEPEVYNDIKSKIEESKEEQQAYIDAFSNTIDNSLKQEGLNYYIKGRMKSIFSMRRKMKAQNVGFDEIYDKFAIRIIYKSDAKNEKFLAWKIYSIVTDHFTPNPVRLRDWISSPKSTGYEALHITVMGPKGKWVEVQIRSERMHEIAEKGYAAHFKYKHGEQKEQGIEVWLNKLQEALENSNANAVDFVEEFKLNLYSKEIFVFTPKGELKSLPKGATPLDFSFNIHTEVGMRTRGAKVNGKLVPLNTTLHSGDQVEIITSEQAKPNQNWLDYATTARARAKIKSVLREEKKSVAEEGKEILRRKLKSQKITLNEDSINKMVTFFKLKTSLDLFFRVGIGSIDNQMIRDFASSYSNAFISFFKNRIRRSPAPEDIDREEITSKYDLLVFGKEEEKLDYKLSQCCNPIPGDEVFGFVSVSEGIKVHKKNCPNAISLQSNYAYRIISAKWVDSSQEEFKADIQLTGIDNLGLVSEITEVISDNMHVNMRNLNFSTDGGTFTGKITVVVKNKGILNKLTENLQQINGIDKVTRL